The following proteins are encoded in a genomic region of Doryrhamphus excisus isolate RoL2022-K1 chromosome 6, RoL_Dexc_1.0, whole genome shotgun sequence:
- the timm8a gene encoding mitochondrial import inner membrane translocase subunit Tim8 A, whose amino-acid sequence MDGKTANADPQLQQFIEIESQKQRFQQLVHQMTEICWENCMDKPGPKLDSRTETCFVNCVERFIDTSQFILNRLEQTQRSRGSFSESMAD is encoded by the exons ATGGACGGAAAGACAGCGAACGCGGACCCTCAGCTCCAGCAGTTCATTGAGATCGAGTCTCAGAAGCAGCGATTTCAACAGCTGGTGCACCAAATGACAGAAATCTGCTGG GAGAACTGCATGGACAAACCAGGCCCAAAGCTGGACTCCAGGACAGAAACATGCTTTGTCAACTGTGTGGAGAGATTCATCGACACCAGCCAGTTCATCCTCAACAGACTGGAACAGACCCAGAGGAGTCGAGGATCTTTCTCCGAGAGCATGGCGGACTAA
- the zgc:101583 gene encoding magnesium transporter NIPA2 — MDVARVDFYIGLSLAVSSSLFIGASFILKKKGLLRLASKGSTRAGQGGYAYLKEGLWWAGLISMGAGEAANFAAYAFAPATLVTPLGALSVLVSAVLSSYFLNERLNVHGKIGCLLCVLGSTVMVVHAPQEEEVASLSVMAEKLKDPGFIVFAVCVVGSSLVLIFVVAPRFGQKNVLVYILICSVIGSLSVSCVKGLGIGIKELFSGTAVLREPLFWSLVVCLVVCVSIQISYLNKALDIFNTSIVTPIYYVFFTTSVMACSAILFKEWLSMSTNAVVGTISGFLTIVLGIFLLHAFKDITFSWDSLPLYLTKGPQGLQWSARAYMAVHGQDGLTGEEGKPC, encoded by the exons ATGGACGTGGCCCGTGTGGACTTCTACATTGGCCTCTCGCTGGCCGTGTCCTCCAGCCTTTTTATCGGTGCGAGTTTCATTCTGAAGAAGAAAGGCCTGCTGCGATTGGCCAGCAAGGGATCCACGCGAGCAG GTCAAGGCGGCTATGCTTACCTAAAAGAAGGGCTGTGGTGGGCGGGGCTCATTTCAA TGGGAGCCGGAGAGGCCGCCAACTTTGCAGCGTACGCGTTTGCGCCAGCGACGCTTGTGACTCCTTTAGGAGCTTTAAGTGTGCTTGTAAG TGCCGTGCTCTCCTCCTACTTCCTCAACGAGAGGCTGAATGTGCACGGTAAGATCGGCTGTTTGTTATGCGTGCTGGGCTCCACGGTCATGGTGGTCCACGCTccccaggaggaggaggtggcatCCCTCAGCGTCATGGCCGAGAAGCTTAAAGACCCAG GTTTCATTGTGTTTGCTGTGTGCGTTGTGGGAAGCAGCCTGGTTCTTATCTTCGTTGTGGCGCCACGCTTCGGACAGAAGAATGTGCTGGTCTACATCCTCAtctgctctgtgattggttccCTGTCCGTGTCCTGTGTCAAGGGCCTGGGCATCGGCATCAAGGAGCTTTTTTCCGGGACAGCCGTGCTGAGGGAGCCCCTCTTCTGGTCCCTTGTGGTGTGCCTGGTGGTGTGTGTCAGCATACAGATCAGCTACCTGAACAAAGCCCTtgacatcttcaacacctccATCGTCACGCCCATCTACTACGTCTTCTTCACCACCTCTGTCATGGCGTGCTCCGCCATCCTCTTCAAGGAGTGGCTGAGCATGAGCACCAACGCGGTGGTGGGCACCATCAGTGGCTTCCTCACCATCGTGCTGGGCATCTTCCTGCTGCACGCCTTCAAGGACATCACCTTCAGCTGGGACTCGCTGCCGCTCTACCTGACCAAAGGTCCTCAGGGGCTTCAGTGGAGCGCCCGGGCTTACATGGCCGTCCATGGCCAGGATGGCCTCACGGGGGAGGAAGGGAAGCCGTGCTGA
- the mars2 gene encoding methionine--tRNA ligase, mitochondrial isoform X1, translating into MRALILQSVGRLKRGVFFAPVSAQWSNQRIRHASNNVPKEEGRYYITTPIFYVNASPHLGHLYSAVLADCMHRYKLLQGFHSKFATGTDEHGLKIQQAADASGEDPFIFCTSVSQRFRRLFSSCNVSFTDYIRTTEERHRQAVEHFWCLLRDKGLIYKGSYEGWYCTPDESFLTSLQVADSVDSSGEAIKVSLESGHKVEWLKEENYMFRLSAFRTQLLDWLHNNPDAIQPERFRQDVLQWLQDDLPDLSVSRQRSRLQWGIAVPGDPDHTIYVWLDALVNYLTVAGYPGNHQRWWSVLRHIVGKDILKFHAIYWPSFLLGAGLPLPRSLYVHSHWTVGGKKMSKSLGNVVDPFECSQVFTTDGLRYFLLRQGVPDSDCDYTDDKVIKLLNAELADSLGGLLNRCTSLALNPGQIYPPFCSQSFLRMQDPEDSHMLDAVRNLPSVVEHHYDTLHIYKALETIASRVRQTNAFVHRHTPWKLNRLDEGERRRLDTIMHISFECLRIYGILLQPAVPVLADKLLSRLGVRADERKWTDLDFRPSDKGTHCPFRGRSLGPDTGVLFSRLERPNEEKPNKANKKQTK; encoded by the exons ATGAGGGCACTCATTCTGCAGTCTGTGGGCAGACTGAAACGAGGCGTGTTTTTTGCACCGGTTTCTGCTCAGTGGAGCAATCAGAGGATCAGACATGCTAGCAACAACGTGCCCAAAGAAGAAGGAAGGTACTACATTACCACCCCCATCTTTTATGTCAACGCTTCTCCTCATTTGGGGCATTTGTACTCGGCGGTTTTAGCTGACTGCATGCACCGATACAAGCTTCTTCAGGGATTCCACTCAAAATTTGCAACAG GAACAGATGAACACGGCTTAAAAATCCAACAGGCTGCCGATGCATCTGGAGAGGACCCCTTCATCTTCTGCACCAGCGTCTCCCAGAGATTCAGACGCCTCTTCAGCAGCTGCAACGTGTCCTTCACTGACTACATCAGGACCACGGAGGAGAGGCACCGGCAGGCTGTGGAGCACTTCTGGTGCCTGCTGCGCGACAAGGGACTCATCTATAAGGGCAGCTACGAAGGCTGGTACTGCACGCCGGACGAGAGCTTCCTCACATCGTTGCAGGTCGCCGACTCTGTGGACTCATCGGGAGAGGCCATCAAGGTGTCGCTGGAGAGTGGGCACAAG GTGGAATGGTTAAAAGAGGAGAACTACATGTTCCGTTTGTCCGCCTTTCGGACTCAACTCCTGGACTGGCTCCACAACAACCCCGATGCTATCCAGCCTGAGCGTTTCCGCCAGGATGTTCTCCAGTGGCTGCAGGACGACCTTCCGGACCTTTCTGTGTCCCGCCAGAGAAGTCGCCTCCAGTGGGGGATCGCCGTGCCGGGGGATCCCGATCACACTATTTACGTGTGGTTGGACGCTCTGGTCAACTACCTCACGGTGGCCGGTTACCCTGGCAACCACCAACGCTGGTGGAGCGTCTTACGTCACATTGTTGGCAAAGACATCCTGAAATTCCACGCCATCTACTGGCCGTCGTTCCTTCTTGGGGCAGGGCTGCCGTTGCCCCGTTCCTTATATGTGCACTCCCACTGGACAGTCGGTGGGAAAAAGATGTCTAAAAGTTTGGGCAATGTCGTGGACCCCTTTGAGTGCTCACAGGTGTTCACCACAGACGGTTTGAGGTACTTCCTGCTGCGTCAAGGCGTGCCTGATTCCGACTGCGATTACACGGACGACAAAGTCATCAAGCTGCTCAACGCGGAGTTGGCCGATTCTCTTGGTGGCCTCTTGAACCGCTGCACTTCTCTTGCTTTGAACCCCGGCCAGATTTATCCACCCTTCTGCTCTCAGTCTTTCCTCAGAATGCAGGACCCAGAAGACTCCCACATGCTGGATGCTGTTCGAAACCTCCCATCTGTGGTGGAGCATCACTACGACACCTTGCATATCTACAAAGCCTTGGAGACCATCGCTTCCCGCGTGAGGCAAACTAACGCCTTTGTTCACCGCCACACGCCATGGAAGTTAAACAGGCTGGATGAAGGAGAACGACGTCGGCTGGACACCATCATGCACATCTCCTTTGAGTGTCTCAGAATTTACGGCATCCTCCTCCAGCCCGCCGTGCCGGTGCTGGCTGACAAGCTGCTGTCCAGACTCGGTGTGCGAGCAGACGAGAGGAAGTGGACAGACCTAGACTTCCGGCCGAGCGATAAGGGGACACACTGCCCTTTCCGAGGGAGATCACTGGGTCCTGACACAGGGGTGCTTTTTAGTCGTCTGGAACGTCCCAATGAAGAGAAGCCAAACAAAGCTAATAAGAAACAGACAAAGTGA
- the mars2 gene encoding methionine--tRNA ligase, mitochondrial isoform X2 yields MLATTCPKKKEVLADCMHRYKLLQGFHSKFATGTDEHGLKIQQAADASGEDPFIFCTSVSQRFRRLFSSCNVSFTDYIRTTEERHRQAVEHFWCLLRDKGLIYKGSYEGWYCTPDESFLTSLQVADSVDSSGEAIKVSLESGHKVEWLKEENYMFRLSAFRTQLLDWLHNNPDAIQPERFRQDVLQWLQDDLPDLSVSRQRSRLQWGIAVPGDPDHTIYVWLDALVNYLTVAGYPGNHQRWWSVLRHIVGKDILKFHAIYWPSFLLGAGLPLPRSLYVHSHWTVGGKKMSKSLGNVVDPFECSQVFTTDGLRYFLLRQGVPDSDCDYTDDKVIKLLNAELADSLGGLLNRCTSLALNPGQIYPPFCSQSFLRMQDPEDSHMLDAVRNLPSVVEHHYDTLHIYKALETIASRVRQTNAFVHRHTPWKLNRLDEGERRRLDTIMHISFECLRIYGILLQPAVPVLADKLLSRLGVRADERKWTDLDFRPSDKGTHCPFRGRSLGPDTGVLFSRLERPNEEKPNKANKKQTK; encoded by the exons ATGCTAGCAACAACGTGCCCAAAGAAGAAGGAA GTTTTAGCTGACTGCATGCACCGATACAAGCTTCTTCAGGGATTCCACTCAAAATTTGCAACAG GAACAGATGAACACGGCTTAAAAATCCAACAGGCTGCCGATGCATCTGGAGAGGACCCCTTCATCTTCTGCACCAGCGTCTCCCAGAGATTCAGACGCCTCTTCAGCAGCTGCAACGTGTCCTTCACTGACTACATCAGGACCACGGAGGAGAGGCACCGGCAGGCTGTGGAGCACTTCTGGTGCCTGCTGCGCGACAAGGGACTCATCTATAAGGGCAGCTACGAAGGCTGGTACTGCACGCCGGACGAGAGCTTCCTCACATCGTTGCAGGTCGCCGACTCTGTGGACTCATCGGGAGAGGCCATCAAGGTGTCGCTGGAGAGTGGGCACAAG GTGGAATGGTTAAAAGAGGAGAACTACATGTTCCGTTTGTCCGCCTTTCGGACTCAACTCCTGGACTGGCTCCACAACAACCCCGATGCTATCCAGCCTGAGCGTTTCCGCCAGGATGTTCTCCAGTGGCTGCAGGACGACCTTCCGGACCTTTCTGTGTCCCGCCAGAGAAGTCGCCTCCAGTGGGGGATCGCCGTGCCGGGGGATCCCGATCACACTATTTACGTGTGGTTGGACGCTCTGGTCAACTACCTCACGGTGGCCGGTTACCCTGGCAACCACCAACGCTGGTGGAGCGTCTTACGTCACATTGTTGGCAAAGACATCCTGAAATTCCACGCCATCTACTGGCCGTCGTTCCTTCTTGGGGCAGGGCTGCCGTTGCCCCGTTCCTTATATGTGCACTCCCACTGGACAGTCGGTGGGAAAAAGATGTCTAAAAGTTTGGGCAATGTCGTGGACCCCTTTGAGTGCTCACAGGTGTTCACCACAGACGGTTTGAGGTACTTCCTGCTGCGTCAAGGCGTGCCTGATTCCGACTGCGATTACACGGACGACAAAGTCATCAAGCTGCTCAACGCGGAGTTGGCCGATTCTCTTGGTGGCCTCTTGAACCGCTGCACTTCTCTTGCTTTGAACCCCGGCCAGATTTATCCACCCTTCTGCTCTCAGTCTTTCCTCAGAATGCAGGACCCAGAAGACTCCCACATGCTGGATGCTGTTCGAAACCTCCCATCTGTGGTGGAGCATCACTACGACACCTTGCATATCTACAAAGCCTTGGAGACCATCGCTTCCCGCGTGAGGCAAACTAACGCCTTTGTTCACCGCCACACGCCATGGAAGTTAAACAGGCTGGATGAAGGAGAACGACGTCGGCTGGACACCATCATGCACATCTCCTTTGAGTGTCTCAGAATTTACGGCATCCTCCTCCAGCCCGCCGTGCCGGTGCTGGCTGACAAGCTGCTGTCCAGACTCGGTGTGCGAGCAGACGAGAGGAAGTGGACAGACCTAGACTTCCGGCCGAGCGATAAGGGGACACACTGCCCTTTCCGAGGGAGATCACTGGGTCCTGACACAGGGGTGCTTTTTAGTCGTCTGGAACGTCCCAATGAAGAGAAGCCAAACAAAGCTAATAAGAAACAGACAAAGTGA
- the mars2 gene encoding methionine--tRNA ligase, mitochondrial isoform X4 yields the protein MLATTCPKKKEGTDEHGLKIQQAADASGEDPFIFCTSVSQRFRRLFSSCNVSFTDYIRTTEERHRQAVEHFWCLLRDKGLIYKGSYEGWYCTPDESFLTSLQVADSVDSSGEAIKVSLESGHKVEWLKEENYMFRLSAFRTQLLDWLHNNPDAIQPERFRQDVLQWLQDDLPDLSVSRQRSRLQWGIAVPGDPDHTIYVWLDALVNYLTVAGYPGNHQRWWSVLRHIVGKDILKFHAIYWPSFLLGAGLPLPRSLYVHSHWTVGGKKMSKSLGNVVDPFECSQVFTTDGLRYFLLRQGVPDSDCDYTDDKVIKLLNAELADSLGGLLNRCTSLALNPGQIYPPFCSQSFLRMQDPEDSHMLDAVRNLPSVVEHHYDTLHIYKALETIASRVRQTNAFVHRHTPWKLNRLDEGERRRLDTIMHISFECLRIYGILLQPAVPVLADKLLSRLGVRADERKWTDLDFRPSDKGTHCPFRGRSLGPDTGVLFSRLERPNEEKPNKANKKQTK from the exons ATGCTAGCAACAACGTGCCCAAAGAAGAAGGAAG GAACAGATGAACACGGCTTAAAAATCCAACAGGCTGCCGATGCATCTGGAGAGGACCCCTTCATCTTCTGCACCAGCGTCTCCCAGAGATTCAGACGCCTCTTCAGCAGCTGCAACGTGTCCTTCACTGACTACATCAGGACCACGGAGGAGAGGCACCGGCAGGCTGTGGAGCACTTCTGGTGCCTGCTGCGCGACAAGGGACTCATCTATAAGGGCAGCTACGAAGGCTGGTACTGCACGCCGGACGAGAGCTTCCTCACATCGTTGCAGGTCGCCGACTCTGTGGACTCATCGGGAGAGGCCATCAAGGTGTCGCTGGAGAGTGGGCACAAG GTGGAATGGTTAAAAGAGGAGAACTACATGTTCCGTTTGTCCGCCTTTCGGACTCAACTCCTGGACTGGCTCCACAACAACCCCGATGCTATCCAGCCTGAGCGTTTCCGCCAGGATGTTCTCCAGTGGCTGCAGGACGACCTTCCGGACCTTTCTGTGTCCCGCCAGAGAAGTCGCCTCCAGTGGGGGATCGCCGTGCCGGGGGATCCCGATCACACTATTTACGTGTGGTTGGACGCTCTGGTCAACTACCTCACGGTGGCCGGTTACCCTGGCAACCACCAACGCTGGTGGAGCGTCTTACGTCACATTGTTGGCAAAGACATCCTGAAATTCCACGCCATCTACTGGCCGTCGTTCCTTCTTGGGGCAGGGCTGCCGTTGCCCCGTTCCTTATATGTGCACTCCCACTGGACAGTCGGTGGGAAAAAGATGTCTAAAAGTTTGGGCAATGTCGTGGACCCCTTTGAGTGCTCACAGGTGTTCACCACAGACGGTTTGAGGTACTTCCTGCTGCGTCAAGGCGTGCCTGATTCCGACTGCGATTACACGGACGACAAAGTCATCAAGCTGCTCAACGCGGAGTTGGCCGATTCTCTTGGTGGCCTCTTGAACCGCTGCACTTCTCTTGCTTTGAACCCCGGCCAGATTTATCCACCCTTCTGCTCTCAGTCTTTCCTCAGAATGCAGGACCCAGAAGACTCCCACATGCTGGATGCTGTTCGAAACCTCCCATCTGTGGTGGAGCATCACTACGACACCTTGCATATCTACAAAGCCTTGGAGACCATCGCTTCCCGCGTGAGGCAAACTAACGCCTTTGTTCACCGCCACACGCCATGGAAGTTAAACAGGCTGGATGAAGGAGAACGACGTCGGCTGGACACCATCATGCACATCTCCTTTGAGTGTCTCAGAATTTACGGCATCCTCCTCCAGCCCGCCGTGCCGGTGCTGGCTGACAAGCTGCTGTCCAGACTCGGTGTGCGAGCAGACGAGAGGAAGTGGACAGACCTAGACTTCCGGCCGAGCGATAAGGGGACACACTGCCCTTTCCGAGGGAGATCACTGGGTCCTGACACAGGGGTGCTTTTTAGTCGTCTGGAACGTCCCAATGAAGAGAAGCCAAACAAAGCTAATAAGAAACAGACAAAGTGA
- the mars2 gene encoding methionine--tRNA ligase, mitochondrial isoform X3, protein MLATTCPKKKEADCMHRYKLLQGFHSKFATGTDEHGLKIQQAADASGEDPFIFCTSVSQRFRRLFSSCNVSFTDYIRTTEERHRQAVEHFWCLLRDKGLIYKGSYEGWYCTPDESFLTSLQVADSVDSSGEAIKVSLESGHKVEWLKEENYMFRLSAFRTQLLDWLHNNPDAIQPERFRQDVLQWLQDDLPDLSVSRQRSRLQWGIAVPGDPDHTIYVWLDALVNYLTVAGYPGNHQRWWSVLRHIVGKDILKFHAIYWPSFLLGAGLPLPRSLYVHSHWTVGGKKMSKSLGNVVDPFECSQVFTTDGLRYFLLRQGVPDSDCDYTDDKVIKLLNAELADSLGGLLNRCTSLALNPGQIYPPFCSQSFLRMQDPEDSHMLDAVRNLPSVVEHHYDTLHIYKALETIASRVRQTNAFVHRHTPWKLNRLDEGERRRLDTIMHISFECLRIYGILLQPAVPVLADKLLSRLGVRADERKWTDLDFRPSDKGTHCPFRGRSLGPDTGVLFSRLERPNEEKPNKANKKQTK, encoded by the exons ATGCTAGCAACAACGTGCCCAAAGAAGAAGGAAG CTGACTGCATGCACCGATACAAGCTTCTTCAGGGATTCCACTCAAAATTTGCAACAG GAACAGATGAACACGGCTTAAAAATCCAACAGGCTGCCGATGCATCTGGAGAGGACCCCTTCATCTTCTGCACCAGCGTCTCCCAGAGATTCAGACGCCTCTTCAGCAGCTGCAACGTGTCCTTCACTGACTACATCAGGACCACGGAGGAGAGGCACCGGCAGGCTGTGGAGCACTTCTGGTGCCTGCTGCGCGACAAGGGACTCATCTATAAGGGCAGCTACGAAGGCTGGTACTGCACGCCGGACGAGAGCTTCCTCACATCGTTGCAGGTCGCCGACTCTGTGGACTCATCGGGAGAGGCCATCAAGGTGTCGCTGGAGAGTGGGCACAAG GTGGAATGGTTAAAAGAGGAGAACTACATGTTCCGTTTGTCCGCCTTTCGGACTCAACTCCTGGACTGGCTCCACAACAACCCCGATGCTATCCAGCCTGAGCGTTTCCGCCAGGATGTTCTCCAGTGGCTGCAGGACGACCTTCCGGACCTTTCTGTGTCCCGCCAGAGAAGTCGCCTCCAGTGGGGGATCGCCGTGCCGGGGGATCCCGATCACACTATTTACGTGTGGTTGGACGCTCTGGTCAACTACCTCACGGTGGCCGGTTACCCTGGCAACCACCAACGCTGGTGGAGCGTCTTACGTCACATTGTTGGCAAAGACATCCTGAAATTCCACGCCATCTACTGGCCGTCGTTCCTTCTTGGGGCAGGGCTGCCGTTGCCCCGTTCCTTATATGTGCACTCCCACTGGACAGTCGGTGGGAAAAAGATGTCTAAAAGTTTGGGCAATGTCGTGGACCCCTTTGAGTGCTCACAGGTGTTCACCACAGACGGTTTGAGGTACTTCCTGCTGCGTCAAGGCGTGCCTGATTCCGACTGCGATTACACGGACGACAAAGTCATCAAGCTGCTCAACGCGGAGTTGGCCGATTCTCTTGGTGGCCTCTTGAACCGCTGCACTTCTCTTGCTTTGAACCCCGGCCAGATTTATCCACCCTTCTGCTCTCAGTCTTTCCTCAGAATGCAGGACCCAGAAGACTCCCACATGCTGGATGCTGTTCGAAACCTCCCATCTGTGGTGGAGCATCACTACGACACCTTGCATATCTACAAAGCCTTGGAGACCATCGCTTCCCGCGTGAGGCAAACTAACGCCTTTGTTCACCGCCACACGCCATGGAAGTTAAACAGGCTGGATGAAGGAGAACGACGTCGGCTGGACACCATCATGCACATCTCCTTTGAGTGTCTCAGAATTTACGGCATCCTCCTCCAGCCCGCCGTGCCGGTGCTGGCTGACAAGCTGCTGTCCAGACTCGGTGTGCGAGCAGACGAGAGGAAGTGGACAGACCTAGACTTCCGGCCGAGCGATAAGGGGACACACTGCCCTTTCCGAGGGAGATCACTGGGTCCTGACACAGGGGTGCTTTTTAGTCGTCTGGAACGTCCCAATGAAGAGAAGCCAAACAAAGCTAATAAGAAACAGACAAAGTGA